A single window of Syntrophotalea acetylenica DNA harbors:
- a CDS encoding diacylglycerol kinase family protein, with amino-acid sequence MKPAKGVHFSFNCAIEGFLWAVRTQQHMRCHCLVAVGVVLAGLIFRVTALEFILLVFAIVLVLFAELVNTACETLVDLASPDFHPLARRVKDVAAGAVLLVSVGAAIVGYLILSGYVFAPPATSRQAIWAG; translated from the coding sequence ATGAAACCCGCCAAGGGCGTGCATTTCAGCTTCAACTGTGCCATCGAGGGATTTCTGTGGGCGGTCCGCACCCAGCAGCATATGCGCTGTCATTGCCTGGTAGCTGTCGGGGTGGTTCTGGCCGGGTTGATTTTCAGGGTGACCGCGCTTGAATTCATCCTGCTGGTGTTTGCCATTGTGCTGGTGCTTTTTGCCGAACTGGTCAATACCGCCTGCGAAACCTTGGTCGATCTGGCCTCGCCGGATTTCCATCCTCTGGCCCGCCGGGTCAAGGATGTTGCAGCGGGGGCGGTGCTGCTGGTCAGCGTGGGCGCCGCCATCGTGGGGTATCTGATCCTGTCAGGGTACGTCTTTGCCCCCCCGGCGACCAGCCGGCAAGCCATCTGGGCGGGGTAG